The Kluyvera intermedia genome window below encodes:
- a CDS encoding DUF2058 domain-containing protein: MTKLTLQEQMLKAGLVTSKKMAKVQRTAKKSRVQAREAREAVDENKKAQVERDKLLSEQQKQAVLSKEYKAQIKQLIEMNKIVISKGDIGFNFTDDNLIKKIYVDKTTQAQLINGRLNIARLPVEGSAESEYGIIPAVVAEKIAQRDASYIVLSNEISKETLDEEDPYAAFVVPDDLMW, encoded by the coding sequence ATGACAAAACTCACATTACAAGAACAGATGCTCAAAGCTGGACTCGTCACCAGTAAAAAAATGGCAAAAGTCCAAAGAACCGCGAAAAAGTCACGCGTACAGGCCCGTGAAGCCAGAGAAGCAGTAGATGAAAACAAAAAGGCGCAGGTTGAACGCGATAAGCTGTTAAGCGAACAGCAAAAACAGGCGGTCTTATCAAAAGAGTATAAAGCGCAGATCAAGCAGCTCATTGAAATGAATAAAATCGTGATTTCAAAAGGCGATATCGGCTTTAACTTTACCGATGATAACCTCATCAAAAAGATCTATGTCGATAAAACGACGCAGGCACAGTTGATCAATGGGCGCCTGAATATTGCTCGCCTGCCCGTCGAAGGCAGTGCTGAGAGCGAGTACGGGATTATTCCTGCGGTCGTTGCTGAAAAAATCGCCCAACGCGATGCAAGTTACATTGTTCTAAGCAATGAAATCAGTAAAGAGACGCTGGATGAAGAAGATCCATACGCCGCTTTTGTCGTGCCAGACGATTTGATGTGGTAA